In one Silene latifolia isolate original U9 population chromosome 10, ASM4854445v1, whole genome shotgun sequence genomic region, the following are encoded:
- the LOC141605067 gene encoding uncharacterized protein LOC141605067 isoform X2 — protein MKPIQNKSPSFISTLCNKAAFLLIFVFVMKSITVTSSFRNVGYPGNETDHTALLAIKNQLLVPSKQILSSWNDSIHHCSWEGVTCGRKHNRVTVLDLSSRGLAGTISPFIGNLSFLKIINLYNNSLYGEIPTQLGHLVRLQELVLYNNTLVGEIPGNISGCVNLRVFFIANNKLEGKLPTGLGALSKLIDFRVQTNHLTGPLFDIIQNLTSLVTISAAFNSFTGTIPNNIGRMQNLTILALEVNDFSGTLPTSLFNISSLQRLEFTDNQLHGELPADVGVNVPRLKWLSLEENNFTGLIPITIQNITTFELIALSYNNFIGNVPFYFQHFHNLNSLSLGGNFLEGNINFIDTLVNCSQLQVLILGPNHFSGILPKSVANLSTSLEWLILQYTQISGKIPEGITNLNNLEQLSMASNKLTGPIPQDFGKLYKLELLYLYSNNLKGKIPNSMANLSHLSDLNLEYNRLEGSIPPNLGTCQSLLYLRLSNNKLNRTLGNKLFEGSASFVKVDLSHNHLEGSLPLEMSKQSNLEFMKLNNNKFSGVIPDSLSDCSDLQYLDMHGNSFHGNIPSSFASLASLLEIDLSQNNLSGPIPAFFSEFHLLYYLNLSYNNFEGRVPTNSVFANASAVFVAGNNRLCGGIKQLHLPKCIEKKSSGKKKRIMSRALKLIIPIVGALIGMVAITSGLYLACTKKKKTPLSSGSMMGNVTMKVSYDMLLKATAGFSSENLLGMGSFGTVFKGILDGNTVAVKVLKLQHHGAAKSFMAECNTLRNVRHRNLVGVITACSSIDFQRNDFRALVYEYMPNGSLDKWLHGVDRNMSLAQRVDVAIDVAHAISYLHHECETPIVHCDLKPSNILLDDDMVAHVGDFGLARFLTQPRHPNRSSTIGIKGTIGYAAPEYGLGSEPSTEGDVYSYGILLLELITGKSPTDNMFNEGYSLHKHAEAALSDQVLQIVDPSLEDNLTEEDDDTREIQDELQRRVECIASVITVGVSCSNHLPQERMNIVDATNRLQSARDNLVNARNRRNLRARGA, from the exons ATGAAACCAATCCAAAATAAAAGTCCCAGTTTTATTTCAACCCTATGTAACAAGGCAGCCTTTCTTCTCATCTTTGTTTTTGTAATGAAAAGTATTACTGTAACTTCATCATTCCGTAATGTTGGCTACCCAGGCAACGAAACCGACCACACTGCGTTGCTGGCCATCAAGAACCAACTATTGGTTCCTTCCAAACAGATTTTAAGCTCTTGGAATGACTCTATTCACCACTGTTCTTGGGAGGGGGTTACTTGTGGGCGTAAACATAATAGAGTGACTGTACTAGATTTGAGTTCTAGGGGTTTGGCAGGAACCATATCCCCTTTCATAGGAAACCTAAGCTTCCTTAAGATCATTAACCTTTACAATAATAGTCTATATGGAGAAATCCCAACTCAATTAGGTCATCTAGTTAGGCTTCAAGAACTAGTGCTATATAACAACACACTTGTAGGTGAAATTCCAGGTAACATATCTGGTTGTGTTAACCTCAGAGTATTTTTCATAGCCAACAACAAACTAGAGGGAAAGCTCCCAACAGGATTAGGAGCATTGTCAAAGCTAATAGACTTTCGTGTGCAAACTAACCATCTTACGGGCCCTCTTTTTGACATCATACAAAACCTTACTTCTTTAGTAACAATATCTGCTGCTTTCAACTCATTTACAGGAACTATCCCAAACAACATTGGTAGGATGCAAAATCTAACCATCCTTGCACTTGAAGTAAATGATTTCTCAGGCACACTTCCCACATCCCTTTTTAATATCTCCTCCCTTCAAAGGCTTGAGTTTACGGACAACCAACTACATGGAGAACTTCCAGCAGATGTTGGCGTCAATGTTCCTCGCCTGAAATGGTTAAGCCTCGAGGAAAACAACTTTACAGGATTAATTCCAATAACGATCCAAAATATCACAACTTTTGAACTTATTGCACTCAGTTATAATAATTTTATAGGAAATGTTCCTTTTTATTTTCAACATTTTCATAACCTAAATTCTTTATCTCTTGGAGGTAATTTCCTAGAGGGTAACATAAATTTTATAGATACACTTGTTAACTGCAGCCAATTACAAGTCCTCATTTTGGGACCGAATCATTTTTCTGGAATATTACCAAAATCTGTTGCCAATCTCTCCACCTCTTTGGAATGGCTCATTTTACAATATACACAGATAAGTGGAAAAATTCCAGAAGGTATTACCAATCTCAACAATCTTGAGCAGTTATCAATGGCCAGCAACAAATTAACAGGACCTATCCCTCAAGATTTCGGGAAGCTCTACAAATTGGAACTACTTTATCTGTACTCCAATAAtttaaaaggtaaaattcctaattCCATGGCCAATTTATCACACTTGAGTGATCTTAATTTAGAATACAATAGATTAGAAGGGAGTATACCACCAAACCTTGGAACTTGCCAAAGCTTGTTGTACCTGCGTTTATCAAACAATAAACTCAATCGAACCTTGGGCAATAAGCTATTTGAAGGATCTGCTTCATTTGTTAAAGTAGATTTGTCTCATAATCATTTGGAAGGCTCTCTACCTTTGGAAATGAGTAAACAAAGTAACCTAGAATTCATGAAACTAAATAACAACAAGTTTTCGGGTGTCATTCCAGATAGTCTTAGCGACTGTTCTGACCTTCAATACCTTGACATGCATGGAAATTCCTTCCATGGAAATATTCCCTCATCCTTCGCTTCTTTGGCTAGCCTACTAGAAATTGACTTATCTCAAAACAATTTATCAGGCCCAATtccagcattcttctctgaatTTCACTTATTATATTACCTTAATTTATCTTACAACAATTTTGAGGGACGGGTTCCAACGAATTCAGTATTTGCAAATGCAAGTGCGGTCTTTGTTGCTGGCAACAACAGGCTTTGTGGAGGAATTAAACAACTTCACTTACCAAAGTGCATTGAGAAGAAAAGCTcgggaaagaagaaaagaataatGTCTCGCGCCCTTAAATTGATAATCCCAATTGTTGGCGCACTAATTGGGATGGTAGCCATAACATCAGGGTTGTACCTGGCATGTACCAAAAAGAAAAAGACACCTCTTTCATCAGGTTCAATGATGGGAAATGTAACCATGAAAGTGTCTTACGACATGTTACTCAAAGCAACGGCTGGTTTTTCTTCAGAGAATTTACTTGGGATGGGATCTTTTGGAACCGTGTTTAAGGGGATTTTGGATGGAAATACGGTAGCAGTAAAAGTTCTCAAATTGCAACACCACGGTGCAGCTAAGAGCTTCATGGCAGAGTGCAACACGTTAAGGAATGTCCGGCACCGAAATCTGGTAGGCGTCATAACAGCTTGTTCTAGTATTGACTTTCAGAGAAATGATTTTAGAGCACTAGTATACGAGTACATGCCAAATGGAAGCCTAGACAAATGGTTACATGGAGTCGACAGAAACATGAGCCTTGCACAAAGGGTAGATGTAGCGATTGATGTGGCCCATGCAATCAGCTATCTCCACCATGAGTGTGAAACTCCAATAGTGCACTGTGATTTGAAACCTAGCAACATATTGCTTGACGATGACATGGTCGCTCATGTTGGAGATTTTGGATTAGCAAGGTTTCTTACTCAACCCCGGCATCCGAATCGAAGTAGTACAATTGGAATCAAGGGCACTATAGGCTATGCTGCTCCAG AGTACGGGCTCGGAAGTGAGCCATCTACAGAAGGTGATGTCTACAGCTATGGCATATTGCTACTTGAGCTAATCACAGGAAAAAGTCCAACAGACAACATGTTTAATGAAGGCTACAGCCTTCATAAGCATGCGGAAGCAGCATTATCTGACCAAGTCTTACAAATTGTAGACCCATCACTTGAAGATAATCTTACCGAAGAAGATGATGACACAAGGGAAATCCAAGATGAGCTTCAACGAAGAGTGGAATGCATTGCTTCTGTCATTACTGTCGGAGTGTCTTGCTCGAATCATTTGCCACAAGAACGAATGAATATAGTCGATGCCACTAACAGGCTTCAATCAGCAAGAGACAACCTTGTCAATGCTAGAAACAGGCGTAATCTCCGTGCAAGAG GGGCCTGA
- the LOC141605067 gene encoding uncharacterized protein LOC141605067 isoform X1: MKPIQNKSPSFISTLCNKAAFLLIFVFVMKSITVTSSFRNVGYPGNETDHTALLAIKNQLLVPSKQILSSWNDSIHHCSWEGVTCGRKHNRVTVLDLSSRGLAGTISPFIGNLSFLKIINLYNNSLYGEIPTQLGHLVRLQELVLYNNTLVGEIPGNISGCVNLRVFFIANNKLEGKLPTGLGALSKLIDFRVQTNHLTGPLFDIIQNLTSLVTISAAFNSFTGTIPNNIGRMQNLTILALEVNDFSGTLPTSLFNISSLQRLEFTDNQLHGELPADVGVNVPRLKWLSLEENNFTGLIPITIQNITTFELIALSYNNFIGNVPFYFQHFHNLNSLSLGGNFLEGNINFIDTLVNCSQLQVLILGPNHFSGILPKSVANLSTSLEWLILQYTQISGKIPEGITNLNNLEQLSMASNKLTGPIPQDFGKLYKLELLYLYSNNLKGKIPNSMANLSHLSDLNLEYNRLEGSIPPNLGTCQSLLYLRLSNNKLNRTLGNKLFEGSASFVKVDLSHNHLEGSLPLEMSKQSNLEFMKLNNNKFSGVIPDSLSDCSDLQYLDMHGNSFHGNIPSSFASLASLLEIDLSQNNLSGPIPAFFSEFHLLYYLNLSYNNFEGRVPTNSVFANASAVFVAGNNRLCGGIKQLHLPKCIEKKSSGKKKRIMSRALKLIIPIVGALIGMVAITSGLYLACTKKKKTPLSSGSMMGNVTMKVSYDMLLKATAGFSSENLLGMGSFGTVFKGILDGNTVAVKVLKLQHHGAAKSFMAECNTLRNVRHRNLVGVITACSSIDFQRNDFRALVYEYMPNGSLDKWLHGVDRNMSLAQRVDVAIDVAHAISYLHHECETPIVHCDLKPSNILLDDDMVAHVGDFGLARFLTQPRHPNRSSTIGIKGTIGYAAPEYGLGSEPSTEGDVYSYGILLLELITGKSPTDNMFNEGYSLHKHAEAALSDQVLQIVDPSLEDNLTEEDDDTREIQDELQRRVECIASVITVGVSCSNHLPQERMNIVDATNRLQSARDNLVNARNRRNLRARGIS; encoded by the exons ATGAAACCAATCCAAAATAAAAGTCCCAGTTTTATTTCAACCCTATGTAACAAGGCAGCCTTTCTTCTCATCTTTGTTTTTGTAATGAAAAGTATTACTGTAACTTCATCATTCCGTAATGTTGGCTACCCAGGCAACGAAACCGACCACACTGCGTTGCTGGCCATCAAGAACCAACTATTGGTTCCTTCCAAACAGATTTTAAGCTCTTGGAATGACTCTATTCACCACTGTTCTTGGGAGGGGGTTACTTGTGGGCGTAAACATAATAGAGTGACTGTACTAGATTTGAGTTCTAGGGGTTTGGCAGGAACCATATCCCCTTTCATAGGAAACCTAAGCTTCCTTAAGATCATTAACCTTTACAATAATAGTCTATATGGAGAAATCCCAACTCAATTAGGTCATCTAGTTAGGCTTCAAGAACTAGTGCTATATAACAACACACTTGTAGGTGAAATTCCAGGTAACATATCTGGTTGTGTTAACCTCAGAGTATTTTTCATAGCCAACAACAAACTAGAGGGAAAGCTCCCAACAGGATTAGGAGCATTGTCAAAGCTAATAGACTTTCGTGTGCAAACTAACCATCTTACGGGCCCTCTTTTTGACATCATACAAAACCTTACTTCTTTAGTAACAATATCTGCTGCTTTCAACTCATTTACAGGAACTATCCCAAACAACATTGGTAGGATGCAAAATCTAACCATCCTTGCACTTGAAGTAAATGATTTCTCAGGCACACTTCCCACATCCCTTTTTAATATCTCCTCCCTTCAAAGGCTTGAGTTTACGGACAACCAACTACATGGAGAACTTCCAGCAGATGTTGGCGTCAATGTTCCTCGCCTGAAATGGTTAAGCCTCGAGGAAAACAACTTTACAGGATTAATTCCAATAACGATCCAAAATATCACAACTTTTGAACTTATTGCACTCAGTTATAATAATTTTATAGGAAATGTTCCTTTTTATTTTCAACATTTTCATAACCTAAATTCTTTATCTCTTGGAGGTAATTTCCTAGAGGGTAACATAAATTTTATAGATACACTTGTTAACTGCAGCCAATTACAAGTCCTCATTTTGGGACCGAATCATTTTTCTGGAATATTACCAAAATCTGTTGCCAATCTCTCCACCTCTTTGGAATGGCTCATTTTACAATATACACAGATAAGTGGAAAAATTCCAGAAGGTATTACCAATCTCAACAATCTTGAGCAGTTATCAATGGCCAGCAACAAATTAACAGGACCTATCCCTCAAGATTTCGGGAAGCTCTACAAATTGGAACTACTTTATCTGTACTCCAATAAtttaaaaggtaaaattcctaattCCATGGCCAATTTATCACACTTGAGTGATCTTAATTTAGAATACAATAGATTAGAAGGGAGTATACCACCAAACCTTGGAACTTGCCAAAGCTTGTTGTACCTGCGTTTATCAAACAATAAACTCAATCGAACCTTGGGCAATAAGCTATTTGAAGGATCTGCTTCATTTGTTAAAGTAGATTTGTCTCATAATCATTTGGAAGGCTCTCTACCTTTGGAAATGAGTAAACAAAGTAACCTAGAATTCATGAAACTAAATAACAACAAGTTTTCGGGTGTCATTCCAGATAGTCTTAGCGACTGTTCTGACCTTCAATACCTTGACATGCATGGAAATTCCTTCCATGGAAATATTCCCTCATCCTTCGCTTCTTTGGCTAGCCTACTAGAAATTGACTTATCTCAAAACAATTTATCAGGCCCAATtccagcattcttctctgaatTTCACTTATTATATTACCTTAATTTATCTTACAACAATTTTGAGGGACGGGTTCCAACGAATTCAGTATTTGCAAATGCAAGTGCGGTCTTTGTTGCTGGCAACAACAGGCTTTGTGGAGGAATTAAACAACTTCACTTACCAAAGTGCATTGAGAAGAAAAGCTcgggaaagaagaaaagaataatGTCTCGCGCCCTTAAATTGATAATCCCAATTGTTGGCGCACTAATTGGGATGGTAGCCATAACATCAGGGTTGTACCTGGCATGTACCAAAAAGAAAAAGACACCTCTTTCATCAGGTTCAATGATGGGAAATGTAACCATGAAAGTGTCTTACGACATGTTACTCAAAGCAACGGCTGGTTTTTCTTCAGAGAATTTACTTGGGATGGGATCTTTTGGAACCGTGTTTAAGGGGATTTTGGATGGAAATACGGTAGCAGTAAAAGTTCTCAAATTGCAACACCACGGTGCAGCTAAGAGCTTCATGGCAGAGTGCAACACGTTAAGGAATGTCCGGCACCGAAATCTGGTAGGCGTCATAACAGCTTGTTCTAGTATTGACTTTCAGAGAAATGATTTTAGAGCACTAGTATACGAGTACATGCCAAATGGAAGCCTAGACAAATGGTTACATGGAGTCGACAGAAACATGAGCCTTGCACAAAGGGTAGATGTAGCGATTGATGTGGCCCATGCAATCAGCTATCTCCACCATGAGTGTGAAACTCCAATAGTGCACTGTGATTTGAAACCTAGCAACATATTGCTTGACGATGACATGGTCGCTCATGTTGGAGATTTTGGATTAGCAAGGTTTCTTACTCAACCCCGGCATCCGAATCGAAGTAGTACAATTGGAATCAAGGGCACTATAGGCTATGCTGCTCCAG AGTACGGGCTCGGAAGTGAGCCATCTACAGAAGGTGATGTCTACAGCTATGGCATATTGCTACTTGAGCTAATCACAGGAAAAAGTCCAACAGACAACATGTTTAATGAAGGCTACAGCCTTCATAAGCATGCGGAAGCAGCATTATCTGACCAAGTCTTACAAATTGTAGACCCATCACTTGAAGATAATCTTACCGAAGAAGATGATGACACAAGGGAAATCCAAGATGAGCTTCAACGAAGAGTGGAATGCATTGCTTCTGTCATTACTGTCGGAGTGTCTTGCTCGAATCATTTGCCACAAGAACGAATGAATATAGTCGATGCCACTAACAGGCTTCAATCAGCAAGAGACAACCTTGTCAATGCTAGAAACAGGCGTAATCTCCGTGCAAGAGGTATATCATGA
- the LOC141605073 gene encoding uncharacterized protein LOC141605073 has translation MKLIHLQTQNESPSFISPLCNKASFLLIFVFVMQSVTLTLSFRSVGYPGNETDHTALLAIKRQLLVPSNRVLSSWNDSIHHCFWEGVYCGHKHRRVIALDLNSRGLAGTISPFIGNLSFLKFISLDNNSLYGEIPSQLGHLFRLDDLRLNNNTLEGEIPANISRCINLRFINLRNNKLGGNLPIGLGALSKLKDFQVQHNHLTGGLFDIIQNLTSLVDISASYNSFTGTIPNSIGRMQNLTTLAVGSNKLSGTLPTSLFNLSSLQVLHFPDNQLHGELPADIGVDIPRLTWLALGGNNFTGLIPITIQNLTTLEEIDLTRNSFSGRIPCDFRNFQSLGILSFSMNYLEGNINFITTLVNYSQLSILDLGSNHFSGIIPKTIANLTSLIWLSIQLNPITGMIPKGITSLINLQILALDKCNLMGSLPEDFGKLHKLEHLQLGGNKLEGKIPNSMANLSHLSSLYLDNNILEGSIPPNLGNCQSLLYVHLSNNELNGTLGNELFEGSATFIEVFLTDNHLEGSLPLEMSKQNNLQMLGLANNKFSGFIPDSLGDCSDLQYLYMEGNSFQGNIPSSFASSASLLEIDISQNNLSGPIPAFFSKFHQLYYLNISYNDFEGRVPTNSIFANASAVFVAGNSRLCGGITQLHLPKCIENKIFKKKKRIMSHALKLIIPIVGALIGMVAIASGLYRACIKKKKTPLSSGTMMGNVTMKVSYDMLLKATAGFNSENLLGMGSFGSVFKGILDGKTVAVKVLNLEQHGASKSFMAECNALRNVRHRNLIGIITACSSIDFQRNDFRALVYEYMPNGSLDKWLHGVHKNMSLAQRVDVAIDVAHAISYLHHECETPIVHCDLKPSNILLDSDMVAHVGDFGLARFLSQPRHPNQSSTIGIKGTIGYAAPEYGLGSEPSTEGDVYSYGILLLELMTGKSPTDNMFKEGYSLRLHAEAALPDQVLQIVDPSLEEDNVTEEADDTREIQDELQRRVECIASVITVGVSCSCHLPQERMKIVDATSRLQSARDKLLNARNRRNLRARGIS, from the exons ATGAAACTAATCCACCTCCAAACCCAAAATGAAAGTCCAAGTTTTATTTCTCCCCTATGTAACAAGGCATCCTTTCTTCTCATCTTTGTTTTTGTAATGCAAAGTGTTACTTTAACTCTATCATTCCGTAGTGTTGGCTACCCAGGCAACGAAACCGACCACACGGCGTTGCTGGCCATCAAGCGCCAACTATTGGTGCCTTCCAACCGCGTTTTAAGCTCGTGGAATGACTCAATTCACCACTGTTTTTGGGAGGGGGTTTATTGTGGACATAAACATAGGAGAGTGATTGCACTAGATTTAAATTCTAGAGGGTTGGCAGGAACCATATCTCCTTTTATAGGAAATCTAAGCTTCCTCAAGTTCATTAGCCTTGATAATAATAGCCTATATGGAGAAATCCCTAGTCAATTAGGTCATCTATTCAGGCTTGATGACCTAAGGCTAAATAATAACACACTTGAAGGTGAAATTCCAGCCAACATATCTCGTTGTATTAACCTCAGATTTATTAACTTACGCAACAACAAGCTCGGGGGAAACCTCCCAATAGGACTAGGAGCACTCTCAAAGCTAAAAGATTTTCAGGTACAACATAACCATCTTACGGGGGGTCTTTTTGACATCATACAAAATCTTACCTCTTTAGTGGACATAAGTGCTTCTTACAACTCATTTACAGGAACTATCCCAAACAGCATTGGTAGGATGCAAAATCTAACCACCCTTGCAGTTGGATCAAATAAACTCTCAGGCACACTCCCCACGTCGCTTTTTAATCTCTCCTCCCTTCAAGTTCTTCATTTTCCTGACAACCAACTACATGGAGAACTTCCAGCAGATATTGGTGTCGATATTCCCCGTTTAACATGGTTAGCCCTCGGGGGAAACAACTTCACAGGATTGATTCCAATCACGATCCAAAACCTCACCACACTTGAAGAAATTGACCTTACTAGAAATAGTTTTAGCGGAAGGATTCCTTGTGATTTTAGGAATTTTCAAAGCCTGGGTATTTTATCTTTTTCGATGAACTACCTAGAGGGCAATATCAACTTTATAACTACACTAGTTAACTACAGTCAATTAAGTATCCTAGATTTGGGATCAAATCACTTTTCTGGAATAATACCCAAAACCATTGCCAATCTCACTTCTTTGATATGGCTCAGTATCCAACTCAATCCCATCACTGGCATGATTCCGAAAGGTATTACCAGTCTCATCAATCTTCAGATATTAGCTCTGGATAAATGCAACTTAATGGGATCTCTTCCTGAGGATTTCGGGAAGCTTCACAAATTAGAACACCTTCAGTTAGGGGGCAACAAGTTAGAAGGTAAAATTCCCAATTCCATGGCCAATTTATCACACTTGAGTTCGCTTTATTTAGATAACAACATATTGGAAGGAAGTATACCTCCAAACCTCGGGAATTGCCAAAGCTTGTTGTACGTGCATTTATCAAACAATGAACTCAATGGAACCTTGGGCAATGAGCTATTTGAAGGATCTGCTACATTTATTGAAGTATTTTTGACTGATAACCATTTGGAAGGCTCCCTACCTTTGGAAATGAGTAAACAAAATAACCTACAAATGTTAGGACTAGCTAACAATAAGTTTTCGGGTTTCATTCCAGATAGTCTTGGTGACTGTTCTGACCTTCAATACCTCTACATGGAAGGAAATTCATTCCAGGGAAATATTCCATCATCTTTTGCTTCTTCGGCTAGCCTACTAGAAATTGACATTTCTCAAAATAATTTATCCGGCCCCATTCCAGCCTTCTTCTCTAAATTTCACCAACTATACTACCTTAACATATCTTACAATGATTTTGAGGGGAGGGTTCCAACGAATTCAATATTTGCAAATGCAAGTGCGGTCTTTGTTGCTGGCAATAGCAGACTTTGTGGAGGAATAACACAGCTTCATTTACCCAAGTGTATTGAGAATAAAATCtttaaaaagaagaaaagaataatGTCTCATGCCCTTAAACTGATAATCCCAATCGTTGGTGCACTAATTGGGATGGTGGCCATAGCATCAGGCTTATATCGGGCATGTATCAAAAAGAAAAAGACACCTCTTTCATCAGGTACAATGATGGGGAATGTAACTATGAAAGTGTCTTACGACATGTTACTCAAAGCAACGGCTGGTTTTAATTCAGAGAATCTACTTGGAATGGGATCTTTTGGATCCGTGTTTAAAGGGATTTTGGATGGAAAGACGGTTGCAGTGAAAGTCCTCAACTTGGAACAACACGGTGCATCTAAGAGTTTCATGGCAGAGTGCAATGCGTTGAGGAATGTCCGTCACCGGAATCTGATAGGCATCATAACAGCATGTTCTAGTATTGACTTTCAAAGAAATGATTTTAGAGCTCTAGTATATGAGTACATGCCAAATGGAAGCCTAGACAAATGGTTACATGGAGTCCACAAAAACATGAGCCTTGCTCAAAGGGTGGATGTAGCGATTGATGTGGCCCATGCAATCAGCTATCTCCACCATGAGTGTGAAACTCCAATAGTGCACTGTGACTTGAAACCAAGCAACAtactgcttgacagtgacatggTCGCTCATGTTGGAGATTTTGGATTAGCAAGGTTTCTTAGTCAACCCCGACATCCGAATCAAAGTAGTACAATTGGAATCAAGGGCACTATAGGCTATGCTGCTCCAG AGTACGGACTCGGAAGTGAGCCATCTACAGAGGGTGATGTTTACAGCTATGGCATACTCCTACTTGAGCTAATGACAGGAAAGAGTCCAACAGACAACATGTTCAAAGAAGGCTACAGCCTTCGTCTGCATGCAGAAGCAGCATTACCTGACCAAGTTTTACAAATTGTAGACCCATCACTTGAAGAAGATAACGTCACTGAAGAAGCCGATGACACAAGGGAAATCCAAGATGAGCTTCAACGAAGGGTGGAATGCATTGCTTCTGTCATTACTGTCGGAGTGTCCTGCTCCTGTCATTTGCCACAAGAACGAATGAAAATAGTCGACGCCACTAGCAGGCTTCAATCAGCAAGAGACAAGCTTCTGAATGCTAGAAACAGGCGTAATCTCCGTGCAAGAGGTATATCATGA